CGTGAGCTACATGGGCATGCTGCCCCCGCAGCCCGACAAGGCCAAGGAAGACTTCGCCATGGCCAAGAAGATGAACCCCAAGCTGAAGATTCCCGTCAAGTATAAAGACCTGTAGTGTTGAGTTCGTGAAGAGCATGAATATGTTTTTCACGAAATATGGACATGGTTCTCTTGGTTTGGAACCACACGGCATGAACGCATTTTGAGAACGCCAAACTCAGAACTCTTCTATAAGCGGCCCGACCGGGAAACCGGCCGGGCCGCTGCCGTTTGTGCCCCTACGCCAAGATCCGGCGAACGTATGCCAACCCCAGGAACCCGATGCCCAGAAGCATCACTGTGCCGGGTTCCGGCGTGGCGACCGGAGGATTGGGGATGTCGAAGCTGCCGGTGATGTTCAGAGACAGGATTGTGTCACCTCCCGCTATGCTGTTCCAAACGGTCGGCCCCACCACAAAGTCCAGGAAGTTGCCTGCCTGCATTGCTAGGCCGAGGATGCTGAAGTCATTGTACCAGGAGCTGTTTTCGCTGAGCAGCAGTCCGGTTGTGGCTCCGGATCTGTAGATGTATTTGCTCATGTACGCCCTGTTGTAGCTGTTGAAATAGCCGCTGAGGGAGTACGTTCCATCGACAGGGGCGGTGAAACGCACTGTTGCCAATTCACCGGAGGGGCCAGGATGCAGGCTCACGTCTCCAGGCTCAACCCAGTTGAACAAGGTATCGGTGGAATTGTTCTTCCAAACCTGGGGAATCCAGTAAGTGTTCGATATGGTGGAGTCGTTCCATCTGTCTCCGCCGTAGGGCGGGTACAGTACCTCGTCAAACACGGTCAGGGAGCCTCCAATCGTCGATACCCAGCCATATTGCCACGGTCCGTTCGGGTTTGAGATCGTGCTGAAATCGTCCGACAGGTTGAAGACCGTATTCGCCTTCGCTTCTTGAGGCGGCAATGCGGTAAGCAATATCGCACATACGAATACGCATTTCGTCAATTGTCTGAACACACCGTTTTGATGAAATCCTGAGTCTGACCCAAACATACGCCTTTTCCTCCTGTAATGGTTGCACAATGTCGCTCGCGCGTGCCTGTCACTGTGCAGCCCAGGTCGAGGGAGTGGTACAGCTGGTTCCTTGAGACCGAGACTGCCGGGTCAGTGTTTGATCGAATGTCAGGATATGTAAATACACAAACTGATCGTAAAGTTCCCTGTGCGCAAACAAGGCTTGGTATATGTGGGTGGTGATTGCAAGGTGTTGTGAATAAATATTGATAACAATATAGTGTCTGGCTTGCGGTGCATGTGGAAGGCGAAATTGCTCCGCGAGGGCATGCTCTCACGGCGTGCCATGCGCTCGGGGGGGCAGTGCCGTGTTGGTGCTCGGAGTGTGCTTGCGGTCCACGCGAGAACTCTCGGGGAAAGCTGCCCTGATGACGGCTTGCCGGGGGCGCACGGTCATGAAGGGACATGCGCTTTATGAATTCGGCCTTGCAGGGTATACGCGGGCATCGCCCCGCACCCGGCCAGCACCGATTTGTCGGCGCTGGCCGGGTTTGCGGGACAATCACTCCGGGGGAGTCGTCATGAAAAGCTACCGCAAGGAACTCTGGTTCACTGTACCCACGCGAAGAGGTTTCGTGAACATCACGAAGGACGTGGAGGCATGCCTGCGCGAATCAGGCGTGCGCGAAGGGCTGGTGCTGGTGAACGCCATGCACATCACCGCCAGCGTGTTCATAAACGACGACGAGTCCGGCCTGCATCACGACTACGAGGTGTGGCTGGAGAAGCTCGCGCCGCATGAGCCCGTTTCCGGCTACAGGCACAACGTGGGCGAGGATAACGCCGACGCCCACATGAAGCGCCAGATCATGGGGCGCGAGGTGGTGGTGGCCATCACCGAGGGGCGACTGGACTTCGGGACCTGGGAGCGGATCTTCTACGGCGAGTTCGACGGGCGCAGGAAAAAGCGGGTGCTGGTCAAGATAATAGGGGAGTAGGCGAAGGTCCTGTCATGCTGGCGGCTGAACTGGCGCATACGGACGCCGTGATGGGATATGGCCAGGTTTTCTCGGCGCGCCATCTGGCCGCGATGCGAGGAGGTCGTGTCGCATTACGGGATATAGCCGTTGGCCTTCCATGTAAGAAGCACGACCGCGATCATACTCAGAAGGACGAGGGTCTTCAGTGTCATGGTGCCTCCCATGTGTCGGATGCAGCCGTGCAAAGGTTGGGCCTCTAGATATTCGTTGTTATTACAGTACGTTGGCTTTTCCGGGGGGCGCTTGTCCTGTATGGACTCCCAACACATGCCGGAGAACTTTACAGTCCGGATGGCCTTGCGCATCAAGCCGAAAGCTCCATTCGATACCATGAAAAAAGGCCGCCCCCTTCCGGGAGCGGCCTTCGTGTTTCGATGAGCCGTCGTCCGCGTTAGCGGATGAACAGCATTTCCTGGTAGGAGGGCAGGGGCCACAGGTCGTCGGCCACCACGGCTTCCAGGGCGTCGGCGTAGGAGCGCACGGAGTTCATGGCAGGCAGGACCTTCTCGCACATGAACTTGGCGTGGGCCAGGGTGTCTCCGCCTTCGTGATCCAGGAGCTTCTCCAGCTTGTCCACTTCAGCCTGCATGGCGCGCAGCTTGGCGGTCACGTCTTCCAGGGTAGCCATCTTGAAGTCGTGTCCGATGGCCTTCAGGTTGGCGCAGGCGCCGGCCAGTTCGCCCTGGTAGCGCATGGCGGCGGGGAAGATGACCGTGCGGGCCATGCGGACAACCAGGTTGCCTTCGGTGGCCAGGGTCTTCACGTACTGCTCCAGGTAGATCTCCTGGCGGGACTTCAGTTCGGCCTCGGAGAAGATGCCGTACTTGGTGAAGAGCTCCACCACTTCCTTGCTGGAGAGCACGGGCAGGGCTTCGGGGGTGGTCTTCAGGTTGGGCAGGCCGCGCTTGGCCGCTTCCTGGTGCCAGGCGTCGGAGTAGCCGTCGCCGTTGAAGATGACCGCGTCATGCTCCTGCATGATCTTCTGCAGAACCTTCTGGACGCCCTCGTTGAACTGGGTCTTGTTGACCTTGCCCAGC
This genomic window from Fundidesulfovibrio putealis DSM 16056 contains:
- a CDS encoding PEP-CTERM sorting domain-containing protein, whose translation is MFGSDSGFHQNGVFRQLTKCVFVCAILLTALPPQEAKANTVFNLSDDFSTISNPNGPWQYGWVSTIGGSLTVFDEVLYPPYGGDRWNDSTISNTYWIPQVWKNNSTDTLFNWVEPGDVSLHPGPSGELATVRFTAPVDGTYSLSGYFNSYNRAYMSKYIYRSGATTGLLLSENSSWYNDFSILGLAMQAGNFLDFVVGPTVWNSIAGGDTILSLNITGSFDIPNPPVATPEPGTVMLLGIGFLGLAYVRRILA
- a CDS encoding secondary thiamine-phosphate synthase enzyme YjbQ, producing the protein MKSYRKELWFTVPTRRGFVNITKDVEACLRESGVREGLVLVNAMHITASVFINDDESGLHHDYEVWLEKLAPHEPVSGYRHNVGEDNADAHMKRQIMGREVVVAITEGRLDFGTWERIFYGEFDGRRKKRVLVKIIGE